One window of the Trifolium pratense cultivar HEN17-A07 linkage group LG2, ARS_RC_1.1, whole genome shotgun sequence genome contains the following:
- the LOC123911260 gene encoding uncharacterized protein LOC123911260 isoform X2 codes for MEVTGRRFSIFSLTPSLPPTRRFSTTLLLAKKKDIIQDNNDSQPQPPFLSLRVSNSNLARAAIGVFALGFIDAGGDWSRIGAITPQTEELLRLAAFLVVPICVFFIFSLPKQPN; via the exons ATGGAAGTCACAGGAAGGAGGTTCAGCATTTTCAGTCTCACTCCTTCTCTTCCACCGACGAGAAGGTTTTCTACAACATTATTATTAGCCAAAAAGAAAGATATTATTCAAGACAACAACGATTCTCAGCCACAACCACCTTTTTTATCTTTGAGAGTTTCAAACTCAAATCTTGCTCGTGCTGCCATTGGAGTCTTTGCCTTAGGCTTCATTGATGCAGG TGGAGACTGGTCAAGGATTGGAGCCATAACACCACAGACGGAAGAATTGCTAAGGCTTGCAGCTTTTCTAGTGGTTCCCATCTgtgtatttttcattttttcgcTGCCCAAACAACCAAATTAA
- the LOC123911260 gene encoding uncharacterized protein LOC123911260 isoform X1 — MEVTGRRFSIFSLTPSLPPTRRFSTTLLLAKKKDIIQDNNDSQPQPPFLSLRVSNSNLARAAIGVFALGFIDAGYSGDWSRIGAITPQTEELLRLAAFLVVPICVFFIFSLPKQPN; from the exons ATGGAAGTCACAGGAAGGAGGTTCAGCATTTTCAGTCTCACTCCTTCTCTTCCACCGACGAGAAGGTTTTCTACAACATTATTATTAGCCAAAAAGAAAGATATTATTCAAGACAACAACGATTCTCAGCCACAACCACCTTTTTTATCTTTGAGAGTTTCAAACTCAAATCTTGCTCGTGCTGCCATTGGAGTCTTTGCCTTAGGCTTCATTGATGCAGG GTACAGTGGAGACTGGTCAAGGATTGGAGCCATAACACCACAGACGGAAGAATTGCTAAGGCTTGCAGCTTTTCTAGTGGTTCCCATCTgtgtatttttcattttttcgcTGCCCAAACAACCAAATTAA
- the LOC123908694 gene encoding AP2-like ethylene-responsive transcription factor At1g16060 yields the protein MAKKSQKQIEKDNDNNNLNASNTVTTKAKRTRKSVPRTSPPQRSSIYRGVTRHRWTGRYEAHLWDKNCWNESQNKKGRQVYLGAYDNEETAAHAYDLAALKYWGQDTIINFPLSNYQKELIDMESQSREEYIGSLRRKSSGFSRGVSKYRGVARHHHNGRWEARIGKVFGNKYLYLGTYATQEEAATAYDMAAIEYRGLNAVTNFDLSRYIKWLKPNNNNNDNNKSNTNPCDINTNYSTNDQNSNEELEFSILDNETLSLNNSIDEATLVQPRPTSATSALELLLQSSKFKEMVEMASMTSNVSTTLESDQLSQCSFPDDIQTYFEYEDFNDGTMLDDLNSIVPMFHFEGAEIL from the exons ATGGCGAAAAAATCGCAGAAGCAAATCGAGAAAGACAACGATAACAATAATCTAAATGCAAGTAACACGGTTACTACTAAGGCAAAACGGACTAGGAAAAGTGTTCCGAGAACTAGTCCACCTCAACGTAGCTCAATATATAGAGGTGTCACTAG GCATCGGTGGACAGGTCGATATGAAGCTCATTTGTGGGATAAGAATTGTTGGAATGAGTCTCAAAACAAGAAAGGAAGACAAG TGTATCTTG GTGCCTATGATAATGAAGAGACTGCAGCACATGCTTATGATCTAGCAGCATTGAAATATTGGGGTCAAGATACCATAATTAATTTTCCG TTATCAAACTATCAGAAAGAATTGATTGACATGGAGAGTCAATCAAGGGAGGAATATATTGGATCCTTAAGAAG GAAAAGCAGTGGTTTTTCGAGGGGAGTTTCTAAATATAGAGGTGTTGCAAG ACATCATCATAATGGAAGGTGGGAGGCTAGGATTGGCAAAGTTTTTGGCAATAAGTATCTTTATCTTGGAACCTATG CCACACAAGAAGAAGCAGCTACTGCTTATGACATGGCAGCTATTGAATATCGTGGACTTAATGCTGTTACCAATTTTGATCTAAGCCGTTATATTAAGTGGCTTAAgcccaacaacaacaacaatgataATAACAAGTCCAATACTAATCCTTGTGACATTAACACTAATTATAGTACTAACGACCAAAACTCTAATGAAGAATTGGAATTTAGCATCCTAGACAATGAGACATTATCACTCAATAATTCTATTGATGAAGCCACATTGGTTCAACCTCGACCAACTAGTGCCACGTCAGCCCTAGAGCTTCTACTTCAATCATCTAAGTTTAAGGAAATGGTGGAAATGGCATCTATGACATCCAATGTGTCAACAACATTGGAGTCTGATCAATTGTCACAATGCTCATTTCCTGATGATATTCAAACTTACTTTGAATATGAAGATTTTAATGATGGTACCATGTTGGATGACCTCAACTCCATTGTGCCTATGTTCCACTTTGAAGGTGCTGAGATTTTATAA